In Desulfotignum phosphitoxidans DSM 13687, a single window of DNA contains:
- a CDS encoding site-specific DNA-methyltransferase produces the protein MEKMDGKTIDIAADNISKLKALFPEAVTEGKIDFDVLKELLGEYVEDRDERYSFTWNGKSKARMLAQTPSTGTLRPCPEESVNWETTKNIFIEGDNLEVLKLLQKSYHKKVKVICIDPPYNTGHDFVYKDDFKDNIKNYKLITGQIDGEGRNISNNPETSGRYHTDWLDMMYPRLKLARNLLKDDGVVFINIDDTEAANLRKICDEIFGEENFVANVVWEKKYAPSNDAKWLSDNHDHILIYSKNKESWRPQPLPRSEDQNQRYTNRDNDPRGVWKSSDLTVKSYSAAYDYPIKIPSGRIVNPSNGRCWVVSKTKFEELCKDGRIWFGETGDNVPSIKRFLSEVKAGVVPLTIWKHSEVGHNQLGRQEVKKLFNNKGFFDGPKPVRLINRALHIANTESNDIILDFFAGSATTAHAVMQRNTEENGKCKFIMVQLPESCSHQSEAFKAGYKTIADIGKERIRRAAAKIKNEYPEFKGDLGFKVFKLDSTNIKPWEADFETLDEKLLEDYITNIKPGRTESDILYEILLKYGLDLTLPIKEHTIAGQKVFDIGMGALIICLSDTVDLDVVEGIAGLKQELKPEIMRVVFKDSGFKDDVVKTNAVQILKQACIEDVRSL, from the coding sequence ATGGAAAAAATGGACGGGAAAACAATCGATATCGCAGCTGATAATATTTCCAAACTCAAAGCACTTTTTCCAGAAGCGGTTACCGAAGGAAAAATAGATTTCGATGTCCTGAAAGAGTTGCTTGGCGAATATGTGGAGGATCGGGATGAACGCTACAGTTTCACCTGGAATGGTAAAAGTAAGGCCCGGATGCTCGCCCAGACCCCCAGCACTGGGACGCTGCGACCCTGCCCGGAAGAATCAGTGAATTGGGAAACCACTAAAAACATCTTCATTGAAGGCGATAATCTGGAAGTTCTCAAGCTCCTGCAGAAAAGCTATCATAAAAAAGTAAAGGTGATTTGTATTGATCCGCCCTATAACACCGGGCATGATTTTGTTTACAAAGATGATTTCAAGGATAATATCAAAAATTATAAATTGATCACCGGTCAGATAGATGGCGAAGGCCGAAATATTTCCAACAATCCGGAAACCAGTGGCCGGTACCATACTGATTGGCTGGATATGATGTATCCTCGTTTGAAGCTGGCGAGGAATCTGTTGAAGGATGACGGTGTGGTTTTTATCAACATCGATGATACTGAGGCAGCTAATCTTAGAAAAATATGTGATGAAATATTTGGGGAAGAGAATTTTGTTGCAAATGTGGTTTGGGAAAAAAAATATGCACCGTCAAATGATGCAAAATGGTTGAGCGACAATCATGATCACATACTTATTTATTCAAAAAATAAGGAATCCTGGAGACCACAGCCTTTGCCGCGCAGTGAAGATCAAAATCAGCGCTATACAAACAGAGATAATGATCCTCGCGGTGTCTGGAAATCAAGCGATTTGACAGTCAAATCATACTCGGCAGCATATGATTACCCAATAAAAATTCCGTCTGGTAGAATTGTAAACCCATCCAATGGCCGTTGTTGGGTAGTCTCTAAAACAAAATTTGAAGAATTATGTAAAGATGGTCGCATTTGGTTTGGTGAGACCGGCGATAATGTTCCATCGATTAAACGGTTTTTATCAGAAGTCAAAGCGGGTGTTGTTCCATTGACAATTTGGAAACATTCAGAAGTTGGTCATAATCAATTAGGACGTCAAGAAGTAAAAAAACTATTCAACAATAAGGGTTTTTTTGATGGACCTAAGCCTGTCCGTCTTATAAACAGAGCTTTGCACATAGCAAATACAGAATCTAACGATATTATCCTCGATTTTTTCGCAGGTTCAGCAACTACAGCTCACGCAGTCATGCAACGAAATACAGAAGAAAATGGGAAATGCAAATTTATCATGGTACAACTTCCCGAATCCTGCTCTCATCAATCAGAAGCATTCAAAGCTGGTTACAAAACCATCGCTGATATCGGCAAAGAACGCATCCGCAGAGCCGCCGCCAAAATCAAAAATGAATACCCCGAATTTAAAGGCGATCTTGGCTTCAAGGTGTTCAAACTTGACTCCACCAACATCAAGCCCTGGGAGGCGGATTTTGAAACCCTGGATGAAAAGCTGCTGGAAGATTATATCACCAACATCAAACCGGGGCGGACCGAATCAGATATTCTGTATGAAATCTTGCTCAAATACGGCCTGGATTTGACGCTGCCCATCAAAGAACATACCATTGCCGGTCAAAAGGTGTTTGATATCGGCATGGGGGCCTTGATCATCTGCCTGTCGGATACGGTGGATCTGGATGTGGTGGAAGGGATTGCCGGACTCAAGCAGGAACTCAAACCGGAGATCATGCGGGTGGTGTTTAAAGATTCCGGTTTCAAGGATGATGTGGTGAAGACCAATGCGGTGCAGATTTTGAAACAGGCGTGTATTGAAGATGTGAGGAGCCTGTGA
- a CDS encoding HigA family addiction module antitoxin, producing the protein MLLEEFLKPMGLKQKELADAICVPYQRINEIINGRRGVTPSTALRLSKFFGVSPDFWLNVQLRWDLYFAQQSEASILKTIKPMSPEQEYAH; encoded by the coding sequence ATGCTGCTTGAAGAATTTTTAAAACCCATGGGGCTCAAGCAAAAAGAGCTGGCAGATGCGATTTGTGTACCCTATCAGAGAATCAATGAAATCATTAACGGCCGCAGAGGTGTCACACCCAGCACAGCGCTGCGACTTTCAAAATTTTTCGGCGTGAGTCCTGATTTCTGGCTGAATGTGCAATTGCGGTGGGATCTTTATTTTGCACAGCAATCTGAAGCCAGTATTTTGAAAACGATTAAACCAATGTCACCCGAACAGGAATACGCACATTGA
- a CDS encoding thiolase family protein: MYTKSYIPYKGYYSTPFCKWQGSLANENAITLGAAMSRQFFEQKDLDANDLDYCIFGNTIGQHRQFYASPWSAALLGADALPAIAISQACTTGATCINQAAMGIETGLFELPYVLTVDRTSNGPHTIWPNPKGPGGEVISENWNMDNFNADPNTGKKMVETAENVAKENGFTKEVCDDLVVRRYEQYLAGQADNRAFQRRYMQPVEIAISKKKTIMVEEDEGIIPSTKEGLARLKPTIPGGVLSFGAQTHPADGNAGVIVTTEEKARQLSADDKVTIQVIAYGFSRERRGFMPAAPVPATRMALKNADLTIKDIRVIKTHNPFIVNDLYFAKQMEIDPFGFNNFGSSLIFGHPQGPTATRLIIEGIEETVMAGGGYFLWTGCAAGDCGAALILKIS; this comes from the coding sequence ATGTATACCAAGTCATATATCCCCTACAAAGGCTATTATTCCACCCCTTTTTGCAAATGGCAGGGCAGCCTGGCCAATGAAAACGCCATCACCCTGGGAGCGGCAATGTCCAGACAGTTTTTTGAACAAAAAGATCTGGATGCCAATGATCTGGACTACTGCATCTTCGGCAACACCATCGGTCAGCACCGCCAGTTTTACGCGTCCCCCTGGTCGGCGGCTTTGCTGGGGGCAGATGCCCTGCCCGCCATTGCCATCAGCCAGGCCTGCACCACCGGCGCCACCTGCATCAACCAGGCGGCCATGGGCATTGAGACCGGGCTGTTTGAACTGCCTTATGTGCTCACCGTGGACCGCACCTCCAACGGTCCACACACCATCTGGCCCAATCCCAAAGGCCCTGGCGGAGAGGTGATTTCGGAAAACTGGAACATGGACAATTTCAATGCCGATCCCAACACGGGCAAAAAAATGGTGGAAACCGCTGAAAACGTGGCAAAGGAAAACGGATTCACCAAAGAGGTGTGCGACGATCTTGTGGTGCGGCGGTATGAGCAGTACCTGGCAGGTCAGGCCGACAACCGGGCGTTTCAGCGCCGGTACATGCAGCCGGTGGAGATCGCCATCTCCAAAAAGAAGACCATTATGGTGGAAGAAGATGAAGGCATCATCCCCTCCACCAAAGAGGGGCTGGCCCGCCTTAAACCCACCATCCCGGGCGGAGTTTTAAGTTTCGGGGCCCAGACCCATCCGGCGGACGGCAATGCCGGGGTGATCGTTACCACAGAAGAAAAGGCCCGGCAGCTCAGCGCTGATGACAAGGTGACTATCCAGGTGATCGCCTACGGCTTTTCCAGAGAGCGCAGAGGATTCATGCCTGCAGCCCCGGTACCCGCCACCCGCATGGCCCTGAAAAACGCGGACCTCACCATCAAGGACATCCGGGTCATCAAGACCCACAATCCTTTTATCGTCAATGACCTGTATTTCGCCAAACAGATGGAGATCGACCCGTTCGGGTTCAACAATTTCGGATCGTCGTTGATTTTCGGCCATCCCCAGGGCCCCACGGCCACCCGCCTGATCATCGAAGGCATCGAGGAAACCGTCATGGCCGGGGGCGGGTATTTCCTGTGGACCGGGTGTGCGGCTGGTGATTGCGGGGCCGCCTTGATTTTGAAGATATCCTGA
- a CDS encoding DUF169 domain-containing protein — protein sequence MENKMNLSVFNKFDFEYSPVGVKFLLLKPKDISKLERKLSFCEMLKEAQDSKPFYAAKDNHECKAGPFLLGMVDSNPVFESGQIGPKLGVYEDPRANRKLYMQMHKMARDSVNYTAFSSLDQLSFDPDLLIVTAKPHQAEILLRAYSYRSGAAWNAKGTSVLGCAYLYMYPYATGELNMMVTGLYHGMRARNTFPEGLLLITIPFNVLPEIIQNLETMTWDLPQYSWGKEAHVKKMEEIGREISLELKK from the coding sequence ATGGAAAACAAAATGAATCTGTCTGTTTTCAATAAATTTGATTTTGAATATTCTCCCGTGGGGGTAAAATTCTTATTGCTGAAACCCAAAGACATCTCCAAACTTGAACGCAAACTGTCCTTTTGCGAAATGCTCAAAGAAGCACAGGATTCCAAGCCGTTTTATGCGGCAAAAGACAACCATGAATGCAAGGCAGGTCCCTTCCTGCTGGGGATGGTCGATTCCAATCCTGTTTTTGAAAGCGGCCAGATAGGACCCAAACTTGGCGTTTATGAAGATCCCCGGGCAAATCGCAAACTTTATATGCAAATGCACAAAATGGCCAGAGACAGCGTCAACTATACTGCTTTTTCTTCCCTGGATCAATTATCCTTTGACCCTGATCTATTAATTGTTACAGCCAAACCGCATCAGGCGGAAATACTGCTCAGAGCATATAGTTATCGATCCGGTGCGGCATGGAATGCCAAGGGCACCTCAGTGTTAGGGTGTGCCTATCTGTATATGTATCCATATGCCACGGGAGAATTGAACATGATGGTTACCGGACTTTACCATGGAATGAGAGCCAGAAACACGTTTCCGGAGGGTCTGCTGCTGATCACCATTCCATTTAATGTACTGCCTGAAATCATACAAAATCTGGAGACAATGACATGGGACCTGCCGCAATATTCATGGGGCAAGGAAGCCCATGTTAAGAAAATGGAAGAAATAGGAAGAGAAATTTCACTGGAACTTAAAAAATAA
- a CDS encoding type III restriction-modification system endonuclease → MKIKFDPNLAFQKQAIDAITGVFEGQEICRTNFTVAPLQFASEPALPGMEEKGLGIGNRLKLLDEVLLENIRSIQLKNGLAPSENLDSMDFTVEMETGTGKTYVYLRTIFELNRLYGFTKFIIVVPSIAIKEGVHKSLQITADHFRELYENVSFDYFVYDSGKLSDVRNFATSPDIQIMVINIDAFRKSFSDPEKENKANIIHRSHDRMTGAKPIEYIQETHPIVIIDEPQSVDTTAKSKQAIASLNPLCKLRYSATHVEKHHMLYKLDSVDAYEQKLVKQIEVAGVDVVDGHNKAYIKLISVDNKKSPITAKIEMDCRTKTGGIQRKTVTVKSGDDLLEKSNGRDIYDGYIIDEIFCKKGSEYLDFTSRPEILNLGQVVNEVDPDEYKRLQIAKTIDEHLEKEMQLRPKGIKVLSLFFIDKVANYRWYDADGNRQKGKFAAMFEQAYARAIKKPKYQTLFDGADLDTLPAEVHDGYFAVDKKKDTSGKEMIKDASGKTLADESAYNLIMKDKEKLLSFDSRLKFIFSHSALKEGWDNPNVFQICNLREMGSEKERRQTIGRGLRIAVNQDGERVHGFDVNTLTVMANESYEVFAAQLQKEIEQEEGIKFGVVEKHLFANMVVSLDGHANKYLGVEASTTLWDHLKTAGYIDAGGKVQEPLKKALKTGDLDLPEAFEPQIRQIAAVLKKVAGKLNIKNRDNRKNVSLNKAVFLSEDFKHLWDKIKYRTTFRVDFDVAALATRCAEEIRGSLHVGKARFIYRKARTEIDRGGVHAEQIQETAHVYDARSFELPDLITYLQNETNLTRRTIVKIINDSGRLASFKNNPQKFIEQVSAIIKNQMRLFVVDGIKYHRIGDDHYYAQELFEENELFGYLHKNMVESRKSIFDHVVYDSDIELEFAAAFEKSDDVKLYAKLPKWFRIDTPLGSYNPDWAVLIEADGREKLYFVVETKSTLFTDALRPVEKAKIDCGKAHFKSLGSHVDFAVTNAFEDFTGKYATKENMKKHTHSVEN, encoded by the coding sequence ATGAAAATCAAATTTGATCCGAATCTGGCGTTTCAGAAACAGGCCATAGACGCCATCACCGGCGTGTTTGAAGGACAGGAGATCTGCCGGACCAATTTCACGGTGGCCCCGCTGCAGTTTGCTTCAGAGCCGGCCCTGCCGGGGATGGAGGAAAAGGGTCTGGGCATCGGCAACCGGCTAAAACTGCTGGATGAGGTCCTTCTTGAAAATATCCGGAGCATTCAGCTGAAAAACGGGCTGGCCCCTTCGGAAAATCTGGATTCCATGGATTTTACCGTGGAGATGGAGACCGGTACGGGAAAGACCTATGTGTACCTGCGGACGATTTTTGAACTCAACCGGCTGTATGGGTTTACCAAATTCATTATCGTGGTGCCTTCCATTGCCATCAAGGAAGGGGTGCATAAATCATTGCAGATCACGGCGGACCATTTCCGGGAACTGTATGAAAATGTCAGCTTTGATTATTTTGTCTATGATTCGGGCAAACTGTCGGATGTCAGAAATTTTGCCACCAGCCCGGATATCCAGATCATGGTGATCAATATCGATGCCTTCAGAAAGAGTTTTTCCGATCCGGAAAAGGAAAACAAGGCCAATATCATTCATCGTTCCCATGACCGCATGACCGGGGCAAAGCCCATTGAATACATCCAGGAAACCCACCCCATTGTCATCATCGATGAGCCCCAGAGCGTGGATACCACAGCAAAGAGCAAACAGGCCATTGCATCGCTGAACCCGCTGTGCAAACTGCGCTATTCAGCCACCCATGTGGAAAAGCACCATATGCTGTACAAACTGGATTCCGTGGATGCCTATGAACAGAAACTGGTGAAACAGATCGAGGTGGCAGGCGTGGACGTGGTGGACGGTCACAACAAAGCCTATATCAAACTGATCAGCGTGGACAATAAAAAAAGCCCCATCACTGCAAAAATCGAGATGGACTGCCGGACAAAAACCGGGGGAATCCAGCGAAAAACCGTGACGGTCAAAAGCGGGGATGATCTTTTGGAAAAAAGCAACGGGCGGGACATCTATGATGGGTATATCATCGATGAAATCTTTTGTAAAAAAGGCAGTGAATACCTTGATTTCACCAGCAGGCCTGAGATCCTGAATCTGGGACAGGTGGTCAACGAGGTGGATCCGGATGAATACAAGCGGTTGCAGATCGCCAAAACCATTGATGAACACCTGGAAAAAGAGATGCAGCTGCGGCCTAAAGGCATAAAAGTGCTCAGCCTGTTTTTCATTGACAAGGTGGCCAATTACCGGTGGTATGATGCAGACGGCAATCGGCAAAAAGGCAAATTTGCCGCCATGTTTGAACAGGCATATGCCCGGGCCATTAAAAAGCCCAAATATCAGACACTTTTTGACGGGGCGGACCTGGATACACTGCCGGCTGAAGTCCATGACGGGTATTTTGCCGTGGATAAGAAAAAAGATACATCTGGAAAGGAAATGATCAAAGATGCTTCCGGCAAAACCCTTGCCGATGAAAGCGCCTACAATCTGATCATGAAAGACAAGGAAAAACTGCTCAGCTTTGATTCCAGGCTGAAATTCATCTTTTCCCATTCCGCCCTCAAGGAGGGTTGGGATAACCCCAATGTGTTTCAGATCTGCAACCTGCGTGAAATGGGATCTGAGAAGGAGAGGCGGCAGACAATCGGCCGGGGACTTCGCATCGCTGTCAACCAGGACGGGGAGCGGGTGCACGGGTTTGATGTGAACACCCTGACCGTCATGGCCAATGAATCCTATGAAGTGTTTGCAGCCCAGCTTCAAAAAGAGATCGAGCAGGAAGAGGGCATCAAATTCGGTGTGGTGGAAAAACACCTGTTCGCCAACATGGTGGTTTCCTTGGATGGCCACGCCAATAAGTATCTGGGGGTTGAGGCATCAACAACACTCTGGGATCATCTGAAAACGGCCGGGTATATCGATGCCGGGGGAAAAGTTCAGGAACCTTTGAAAAAGGCGCTGAAAACCGGGGACCTGGACCTGCCAGAAGCGTTTGAACCGCAGATCCGGCAGATTGCCGCCGTCCTCAAAAAAGTGGCCGGCAAACTGAACATCAAGAATCGTGACAACCGGAAAAACGTATCCCTGAACAAGGCGGTGTTTTTAAGTGAGGATTTCAAGCATCTCTGGGATAAGATCAAGTACCGCACCACTTTCCGGGTGGATTTTGATGTGGCTGCTCTGGCAACCAGATGTGCCGAAGAAATCAGGGGCAGTCTGCATGTGGGAAAAGCCCGGTTCATATACCGCAAGGCCAGAACGGAAATCGACCGGGGCGGCGTGCACGCCGAACAGATTCAGGAAACCGCCCATGTCTATGATGCCCGGTCTTTTGAACTGCCGGACCTGATCACCTATCTCCAGAATGAGACCAACCTGACCCGAAGAACGATCGTTAAAATCATCAATGACAGCGGCCGGCTGGCATCGTTCAAGAACAATCCCCAGAAGTTCATTGAACAGGTGTCCGCCATCATCAAAAACCAGATGAGGCTGTTTGTGGTGGATGGCATCAAATACCACCGGATCGGGGATGATCACTATTATGCCCAGGAGCTGTTCGAGGAAAACGAGCTGTTCGGATATTTGCATAAAAACATGGTGGAAAGCAGAAAATCCATTTTTGACCATGTGGTCTATGATTCGGATATCGAGCTTGAATTTGCCGCTGCCTTTGAAAAAAGCGATGATGTCAAACTGTATGCCAAACTGCCAAAATGGTTCAGGATCGATACACCTTTGGGCTCCTACAACCCGGACTGGGCCGTGTTGATCGAGGCGGATGGCAGAGAAAAACTCTATTTTGTGGTGGAAACCAAAAGCACCCTGTTCACCGATGCGCTCAGGCCTGTGGAAAAGGCTAAAATTGATTGTGGAAAAGCGCACTTCAAATCGTTGGGCAGCCATGTGGATTTTGCCGTCACCAATGCGTTTGAAGACTTTACTGGGAAATATGCGACCAAGGAAAATATGAAAAAACATACACACAGTGTAGAGAATTGA
- a CDS encoding type II toxin-antitoxin system RelE/ParE family toxin, giving the protein MIYNFKNQATEDIFNGKVTKQALKICPRSIWKIASRKLDQLDSASLLDELRVPPGNQLEALQRDRKGQDSIRLNDQYRICFKWSENGPSDVGITDYH; this is encoded by the coding sequence ATGATATACAATTTTAAAAATCAAGCGACTGAAGATATTTTTAATGGCAAGGTGACCAAACAAGCTTTAAAAATATGCCCAAGGAGTATTTGGAAAATTGCTTCCCGCAAACTTGATCAGCTTGATTCCGCATCTTTACTCGATGAACTGCGTGTCCCACCAGGTAATCAGCTTGAAGCTCTTCAACGAGATCGTAAAGGTCAAGATAGTATCCGGTTAAATGATCAATATCGGATTTGTTTCAAATGGTCTGAAAATGGACCATCAGATGTTGGAATCACAGATTACCATTGA
- a CDS encoding DUF4391 domain-containing protein: MANNRYDKPLFRNTGPQITLAISIAPKRFSQAEQGAFVVERFFTTDWMDIAHLKEPEAAFNRQVQLNTEIKRKESELKQLVKTGV, translated from the coding sequence TTGGCGAACAACCGCTATGACAAACCCCTTTTCAGGAATACTGGACCACAAATCACTTTGGCGATCAGCATTGCGCCCAAGCGGTTCAGTCAGGCGGAACAGGGTGCTTTTGTGGTTGAACGGTTTTTTACCACTGACTGGATGGATATAGCGCATTTGAAAGAGCCGGAAGCGGCGTTTAACCGGCAGGTGCAACTGAATACCGAAATTAAGCGGAAAGAGAGTGAACTGAAACAGCTGGTTAAAACAGGAGTTTGA
- a CDS encoding PDDEXK nuclease domain-containing protein, giving the protein MNPEKHEKTRKKKVATEYTETTELGFDGLVGLFEQTQTALQTQAARSVDIALVVRNWLFGWYIVEFENGGAERIELYGKALIKRLSEQLKKSGLKGMSRTNLRKFREFYLAYNKIQQALPVESSIKADDDEKIQQALSDESARIGDSLTVLPCITHINPENLQTLAAKLTERFILGWTHYVTLLTVKTPDARRFYELEAAENGWGYRELERQINSALYERLALSRDKAEVKRLTDKGQIIEKPSDLIKNPYILEFTGLEERKIYSEYDLETALIDRIEDFLLELGKGFLFESRQKRFSFDNRHFYVDLVFYNRLLRCYVIIDLKIGDLKHQDLGQMQMYVNYFDRYVKLEDEKPTVGILMCLTKNDELVELTLPENANIYASEYQLYLPDKEALKKLLGEAQAEWEAHHENQI; this is encoded by the coding sequence ATGAACCCCGAAAAACACGAAAAGACACGAAAAAAGAAAGTAGCCACAGAATATACTGAAACCACGGAACTTGGTTTTGATGGCCTGGTTGGACTGTTTGAGCAGACTCAGACAGCCTTGCAGACACAGGCGGCCCGTTCGGTGGATATTGCGCTGGTGGTGCGCAACTGGTTGTTTGGGTGGTATATCGTGGAGTTTGAAAATGGCGGTGCGGAACGGATAGAATTGTACGGAAAAGCGCTGATTAAGCGACTTTCAGAGCAGTTGAAAAAATCGGGTCTCAAAGGCATGTCCCGAACCAACCTGCGGAAGTTCAGAGAATTTTACCTGGCGTATAATAAGATTCAACAGGCACTGCCTGTTGAATCTTCCATCAAAGCTGATGATGACGAAAAGATTCAACAGGCACTGTCTGACGAATCTGCCCGGATAGGTGATTCGCTGACTGTCCTGCCTTGTATCACGCATATCAATCCCGAAAATTTGCAGACGCTGGCTGCAAAATTGACAGAACGCTTTATCCTCGGCTGGACCCATTATGTAACACTTTTAACAGTGAAGACTCCGGATGCGAGGCGTTTTTATGAACTTGAAGCAGCGGAAAACGGCTGGGGATATCGTGAACTGGAGCGGCAAATCAACTCGGCGCTCTATGAACGTCTGGCGTTAAGCCGTGATAAAGCGGAAGTGAAACGCCTGACCGATAAAGGGCAAATAATCGAAAAACCGTCCGATCTCATCAAAAATCCCTACATTCTGGAATTTACCGGCCTGGAAGAACGGAAAATATATAGCGAATATGATCTGGAAACCGCGCTGATCGATAGAATTGAGGATTTCCTTTTGGAATTGGGCAAAGGGTTCCTCTTTGAATCCCGGCAAAAACGCTTTTCATTCGACAATCGTCATTTTTATGTGGATCTGGTTTTCTACAATCGGCTTTTGCGGTGTTATGTCATTATCGATCTGAAGATTGGCGATCTCAAGCACCAGGATCTTGGTCAAATGCAGATGTATGTCAACTACTTTGACCGATATGTGAAACTGGAAGATGAAAAACCGACAGTGGGGATATTGATGTGTCTGACAAAGAATGATGAATTGGTGGAACTTACCCTCCCGGAGAACGCAAATATTTATGCATCGGAATACCAGCTCTATCTGCCTGACAAAGAGGCGTTGAAAAAATTACTCGGAGAAGCTCAGGCTGAATGGGAGGCGCACCATGAAAATCAAATTTGA